One part of the Helicobacter cetorum MIT 99-5656 genome encodes these proteins:
- a CDS encoding formate dehydrogenase subunit gamma — MKKIKSALLFLGGLCPFLSATPLDTERVLGILNYGQTHTKQLGAIWTLLQGQYFIWLYVAVFFGVILGFVAHYLAIGAKTFNHSATKITFFNLFNRIIHWVSAVGFILLVPTGLIMIWGDFFGGGAFVRACRILHSIGCVIFTIAVLPMFLMWVKDMFFKVADLQWLLIMGGYLSKEKREVPAYKFNAGQKMWFWVATLGGLVMIVSGAILYFNNLNLNFLASSLGVYQISLLRLVALIHNLLGLVVVGLFITHLYMSIFAIKGSLHSMINGKKEVEEVKILHSLYYKERVQK, encoded by the coding sequence ATGAAAAAGATTAAAAGCGCTCTTTTATTTTTAGGGGGGTTATGCCCCTTTTTAAGCGCTACGCCCCTAGATACAGAAAGGGTTTTAGGTATTTTAAACTACGGACAAACCCACACCAAACAATTAGGCGCAATATGGACTCTTTTACAAGGGCAATATTTTATTTGGTTGTATGTAGCGGTGTTTTTTGGCGTGATTTTAGGCTTTGTGGCGCATTATTTAGCTATTGGAGCAAAAACTTTTAATCATAGCGCAACAAAAATCACTTTTTTTAATCTTTTTAATCGCATTATCCACTGGGTTAGTGCTGTGGGCTTTATTTTATTAGTGCCAACCGGACTGATTATGATTTGGGGCGATTTTTTTGGTGGTGGGGCGTTTGTTAGGGCGTGTAGAATCTTACACTCTATTGGGTGTGTGATTTTTACCATAGCGGTGTTGCCTATGTTTTTAATGTGGGTTAAAGACATGTTTTTTAAAGTAGCGGATTTACAATGGCTACTCATTATGGGGGGCTATCTCTCTAAAGAAAAAAGAGAAGTGCCGGCTTATAAATTTAATGCCGGACAAAAAATGTGGTTTTGGGTAGCGACTCTAGGGGGCTTAGTAATGATTGTTAGTGGAGCGATTTTGTATTTTAATAACCTTAATTTGAATTTTCTAGCTTCTAGCTTAGGTGTGTATCAAATTTCACTCTTAAGATTAGTTGCCCTTATTCATAATCTCTTAGGCTTAGTGGTTGTGGGGCTATTTATCACGCATTTATACATGTCTATTTTTGCCATTAAAGGCTCTTTACATTCTATGATAAATGGTAAAAAAGAAGTGGAAGAAGTTAAAATTTTGCATAGTTTGTATTATAAAGAAAGGGTTCAAAAATAA
- the fdh3B gene encoding formate dehydrogenase FDH3 subunit beta, protein MANLVYKDAPKTEPIPNRMKFYCDDNRCISCYACSVACSHSNELEVGLNRRKVVTLYEGIEGKEKSISIACQHCTDAPCAQVCPVDCFYIREDGIVLHNKETCIGCGYCLYACPFGAPQFPRDGAFSVRGVMDKCTMCAGGPAETNSEKEMKLYGVNRIANGQVPMCAATCATNALLVGDANSVAEVYRRRVMSKYANAQDFKTKLKHQLEDASSSKRP, encoded by the coding sequence ATGGCAAATCTTGTGTATAAAGACGCTCCTAAAACTGAGCCTATACCAAATCGCATGAAATTTTATTGCGATGATAATCGTTGTATTAGTTGCTATGCGTGTAGCGTGGCTTGTAGCCATTCTAATGAATTAGAAGTGGGGCTAAATCGCCGTAAAGTCGTAACGCTTTATGAAGGCATTGAAGGCAAGGAAAAGTCCATTTCTATTGCATGCCAGCATTGCACGGACGCCCCTTGTGCTCAAGTGTGTCCGGTAGATTGCTTTTATATTAGAGAAGATGGCATTGTGTTACATAATAAAGAAACTTGCATAGGCTGTGGGTATTGCCTGTATGCATGCCCTTTTGGCGCGCCACAATTCCCACGAGATGGGGCTTTTAGCGTTAGGGGGGTTATGGATAAATGCACCATGTGTGCGGGAGGCCCCGCAGAAACTAATTCAGAAAAAGAAATGAAACTTTATGGGGTCAATCGCATTGCAAATGGGCAAGTGCCTATGTGTGCGGCCACTTGTGCGACTAATGCCCTATTAGTTGGTGATGCAAATAGCGTGGCAGAAGTCTATAGAAGAAGAGTGATGAGTAAATATGCTAACGCACAAGATTTTAAAACTAAGCTTAAACACCAACTTGAAGATGCGAGTTCGTCCAAACGCCCCTAA
- a CDS encoding formate dehydrogenase subunit alpha has protein sequence MEQKPLSRRSFLKMGAIGAGASVSLAFGENQVKKTDKIIDPNAGVKRVKTICSICSAGCGIIAEVKDGVWIRQDVAQDHPISAGSHCCKGVDQIDLVKSKMRLKYPLKKENGEWKRISYEQAINEISEKMLKMRQEHGPDSMMFLGSAKMNSQQAYYWRKFAAFYGTNNIDHVARIUHSTTVAGVANTWGYGAMTNHFGDIVGHSKAILMVGLNSAVSNPIGFKHILQAKDRNNAKLIVIDPVFTKSAAKADIFVRIRSGTDIAFVYGMLHLIFKNGWEDKETIRTRAYGIDEIKKEAMHYTPEVVEDITGVKKELLYQVTELFAKTKPATLLWALGITQHSVGSSNTRILSILQLILGNMGKKGGGCNIVRGHDNVQGSTDMCCVADSLPAYYGLGEASWKYFAKCWGVSYEYLQKRFFSPEWMHKKGFSLSMWYEGVLQETKTYSSAPIKGLWVQGNGVTSLAHNTDMARAIEKLDLMVIAEPFLNEAAILSDKKDNIYVLPIATQFENEGIVVATNRAAQWRSQVVKPLYECKQDHELMFLMAKKFGFYEEFTKALMCDFDSNGELVKTRDAFDFATDACKEMARTLKVIGLGGWTPERLKAQQENWHMFDYISLEGKGAMKGQFYGLPWPAWTPKHSGTPILYDVSVPTSAGGMGFRNRFGLEHNRHDLLADKSVSVKGSHIKGGYPELTKANIEKVLGIKLNEHEKKIMGDNWKVDTSGLIQKYADEKGVCVYGNARARMIVWDFNDQIPKHREPLHSPRPDLVKKYPTFKDQTNNFRVDVRYISEQEKQVWAKDFPIIIASMRLVNLSGAGMLERTSKYLSHITPEMFCHIHPDLALNHGIKDGDMMWVHSPQGTKIKVKAIHSYSVTADRICMPYSFAGILQGVDLSHRYPKGTKPYTIGESSNTITNYGFDPVTQIPEFNAGLCRIEKA, from the coding sequence ATGGAACAAAAGCCTTTGAGTAGACGCTCTTTTTTAAAAATGGGCGCTATAGGAGCTGGTGCGAGCGTAAGCCTTGCATTTGGAGAAAATCAGGTCAAAAAAACGGACAAGATAATAGACCCAAATGCCGGAGTTAAGAGAGTAAAGACTATTTGTAGTATTTGCTCTGCAGGATGTGGGATTATTGCTGAGGTTAAAGATGGGGTTTGGATTAGACAAGATGTCGCCCAAGACCACCCTATTAGTGCAGGAAGTCATTGCTGTAAGGGGGTAGACCAGATTGACTTAGTCAAATCTAAAATGCGTCTTAAATACCCTTTGAAAAAGGAAAATGGCGAATGGAAGCGCATTAGCTACGAGCAGGCTATTAATGAAATTAGTGAAAAAATGCTAAAAATGAGACAAGAGCATGGTCCAGATAGCATGATGTTTTTAGGGAGTGCAAAAATGAACTCTCAGCAAGCTTACTATTGGAGAAAATTTGCAGCCTTTTATGGGACTAATAATATTGACCATGTAGCAAGGATTTGACACAGCACAACAGTCGCCGGTGTGGCGAATACTTGGGGGTATGGTGCGATGACAAATCACTTTGGAGATATTGTAGGGCATTCTAAAGCTATTTTAATGGTGGGCTTAAACTCTGCGGTGAGTAATCCTATTGGCTTTAAACATATTTTACAAGCTAAGGATAGAAACAACGCTAAGCTCATTGTGATAGACCCAGTTTTTACAAAGTCTGCAGCTAAGGCGGATATTTTCGTGCGTATTCGTTCAGGCACAGATATTGCCTTTGTTTATGGCATGTTACATTTAATCTTTAAAAATGGTTGGGAAGATAAAGAGACTATTAGAACTCGTGCCTATGGCATAGATGAGATTAAAAAAGAGGCTATGCACTACACCCCAGAAGTGGTAGAAGATATTACAGGCGTGAAAAAAGAGTTGCTTTATCAAGTAACCGAGCTTTTTGCTAAAACTAAGCCCGCTACGCTTTTATGGGCGTTAGGGATTACCCAACATAGCGTAGGTAGCTCTAACACACGCATTTTGTCTATTTTACAGCTTATTTTAGGCAACATGGGCAAAAAAGGCGGGGGCTGTAATATTGTAAGAGGGCATGATAATGTGCAAGGCTCAACGGATATGTGCTGTGTGGCTGATAGCTTACCGGCATATTATGGCTTAGGCGAGGCGAGCTGGAAATATTTTGCAAAATGCTGGGGCGTGAGCTATGAATATTTACAAAAACGCTTTTTTTCGCCTGAGTGGATGCATAAAAAAGGCTTTTCGCTTTCTATGTGGTATGAGGGCGTTTTACAAGAGACTAAGACCTATTCAAGTGCGCCTATTAAGGGCTTATGGGTTCAAGGTAATGGCGTAACTAGCCTAGCGCATAACACCGATATGGCAAGAGCGATTGAAAAATTAGATTTAATGGTGATTGCTGAACCTTTTTTAAATGAGGCGGCAATTTTGAGCGATAAAAAAGACAATATCTATGTCCTACCCATAGCCACTCAGTTTGAAAATGAGGGTATTGTGGTAGCGACTAATAGAGCGGCTCAGTGGCGTTCTCAAGTAGTCAAGCCTTTATATGAGTGTAAGCAAGACCATGAATTGATGTTTTTAATGGCAAAAAAGTTTGGCTTTTATGAAGAGTTTACTAAGGCTTTAATGTGTGATTTTGATAGTAATGGCGAGCTAGTCAAAACTAGAGATGCCTTTGATTTTGCTACAGATGCGTGTAAGGAAATGGCACGAACGCTTAAAGTGATTGGCTTAGGGGGCTGGACGCCAGAGAGATTAAAAGCCCAACAAGAAAATTGGCATATGTTTGATTACATTAGCCTAGAGGGTAAGGGGGCTATGAAAGGGCAATTCTATGGCTTGCCATGGCCAGCTTGGACGCCTAAGCACTCTGGAACGCCTATTTTATACGATGTTTCTGTGCCTACAAGTGCTGGGGGCATGGGCTTTAGAAACCGCTTTGGACTTGAGCATAATAGGCATGATTTATTAGCGGATAAAAGCGTGAGTGTCAAAGGCTCTCATATTAAAGGGGGCTATCCAGAACTTACTAAAGCAAATATTGAAAAAGTGCTAGGCATTAAACTAAATGAGCATGAGAAAAAAATCATGGGCGATAACTGGAAAGTAGATACAAGTGGTCTCATTCAAAAATACGCTGATGAAAAAGGCGTGTGCGTCTATGGCAATGCAAGAGCGAGAATGATTGTGTGGGATTTTAACGACCAAATTCCTAAGCACAGAGAGCCTTTACACTCTCCACGCCCAGATTTAGTCAAAAAATACCCCACATTCAAAGACCAAACGAATAATTTTAGGGTAGATGTGCGTTATATTAGCGAGCAAGAAAAACAAGTTTGGGCGAAAGATTTTCCTATTATCATTGCTAGTATGCGTTTGGTTAATTTAAGTGGGGCGGGCATGTTAGAGAGAACGAGCAAGTATCTTTCGCATATTACGCCTGAAATGTTTTGTCATATCCATCCGGATTTAGCCCTAAATCATGGCATTAAAGATGGCGATATGATGTGGGTGCATTCCCCACAAGGCACTAAGATTAAAGTGAAAGCCATTCATAGCTATTCAGTAACCGCTGATAGGATTTGCATGCCTTATAGCTTTGCAGGAATTTTACAAGGCGTGGATTTATCTCATCGCTACCCTAAAGGCACTAAGCCTTATACTATCGGTGAAAGCTCAAACACCATTACCAACTATGGCTTTGACCCGGTTACGCAAATTCCGGAATTTAATGCCGGATTATGCAGAATTGAAAAAGCTTAA